The Megalobrama amblycephala isolate DHTTF-2021 linkage group LG18, ASM1881202v1, whole genome shotgun sequence genome segment agacgcttttgtccaaagcgacttacaaatgaggagaACAAAAGTAGCAGTTAAAGCAACAAAAGAGCAACAATGTGCAAGTGCTGTGACTAGTCCCATTCTTGAATAGAAAGTGTTAGTAATATTAGGTTCTATTTCGTTCTTCCTGACCGCCAGAGGCAGTGCTTCACACTGGATATTATCTCTCGTTGCAATTGCATAGGTCgagtttaaaggtcccgttcttcgtgatcccatgtttcaaactttagttagtgtgtaatgttgttgttagagtataaataaaatctgtaaaattttaaagctcaaagttcaatgccaagcgagatattttatttaacagaagtcgcctacatcgaacggccagtttggactacatccctctacttccttctttaatgacgtcactaaaacagttttttgactaacctccgcccacaggaatacacaagagttgcgtttgtagagtgtgtttgtcgccatgtcgtcgaaacgctgttattttcatcccgcagtccaatcaccgggtctgattccggctcaaattgatagggtaaaattaaagacatgtttacaataacaactgagcgcgtgcatctccacgttatggtaagaggcgtgacctttcggggcaaggagcgctaagctgctgtcgaatcacaacacaggaaccgctggcacaatcagaactcgttacgtatttctggaggagggacttcatagaacaaggaagtcatcagcccgtttttatgacagtggaaacagcggtatacagataagtaaattatgtgaaaaatactgtgtttttttacacgcgaaacatgaacacatgttattgcacactataaacacaatcaaagcttcaaaaaacataTAGTGCTATAATAAACTGTAGATGTAGTTAGACCACGCTAGGAGTGTGTGCGCTCTGTATAGCGGTCAGTGTCTGTGCTACAAGAAGTACAATACTCTGCTGGGAGCTTGTTGAAGTAACACAGTAGTGGAGGCAATTAAAATtgtggttttatatatatatatatatatatatatatatatatatatatatatcagaggtggaaagtccaggggtcagaaagtaaatgtcctgccatatttttttttccacccattgaagcggtgttaaagttaatgagctaaataagtgattaattgagtgattattgagcattattgaagacacctgatgataacaagcagaatcaccaaaggagaaaaatcacaatttttaagacaccatcacagaggtcaaggtttgctttagttgggctcttgacccttcacTCTTTAATATTAGAACTTGTttgggctgctgtaactgagttataacagccagacaagcaaagagaaaagatggtcAGGtaatgttggttatgttttcacataatcattatttaatctgaatcactgaactcatttagagcccaatctctgagttaggtttacattattgattacagcatcactgagattctacagcacaagatcagctttatcaataaaataagaattttttaaaaagttgttctgatcaaaaaagaaaaatttgtCTTccaggcacacacagacatcaagaatcagcctgtgaatctcaacaacggtggcaagcaacatattctgatcaacagatcaactgtgaacattaaaaaacaagctactaaaaagtcacagaaaaacagcaacatttaaatagtgagaataaagaaaattactaagacaattcatctcataatttattcatgcagcaatgcatgatgggagctgtggatgaattttgattggtggcacccagaatgcattgcaacatgctttattattctcaccactgttgagattcacagactgattcttgatatctgtgtgtCTAAATAAGAGCCTTTTTTTTCTAAGAACTTTTCATGAAacctttgaattattttgaagaaaactggatcttgtgctgtagaatctcAGTGATGCTGTAatgaataatgtaaatctaactcagagatttgggctctaaatgagttcagtgattcagaacAACTAATGATTATGTGATAACATAACCAGCGTTATCTgaccatcttttctctttgcttgtctggctgttataactcagcTACAGCAGCTCAAACAagttctaatattaaaaagggtcaagagcccaactaaagcaaaccatgacctctgtgatggtgtcttaaaaattgtgattttctcctttggtgattctgcttgttatcatcaggtgtcttcaataatgctcaatcatcactcaattaatcacttaattatctcattaactttaacactgcttcagtgggtatatggcaggacttttactttctgacccctggactttatatatatatatatatatatatacttatacaCTGAAATactaagtgtttgtatatatatatatatatatatatatatatatatatatatatatatatatatatatatatatatattattctctAGATATTCTGGTAACAAGGACGGCTGAGTCCAGCAACGGTCAGAGTGATTCCGCTCGtcctacaaaaataaattgttgtcAGAATGGAAACAATATCTCATACTTGCGCATTGTGCATGACCATGCTGCAGATGGATGATGGGCATGACTGCTGCCCTTCCTGTTTAGGCTTGGAACACTTGAGACAAGGCCTCACAGAGGATGCCTGCATGAACTGTAGTGTCATGTCTTGGGAGTGGAGAACTTCGAGGATAGCTTTGGTGGAAGGACTTTTGGGTGAGTCGCTACCACCACCTCCGCCGAGTAAGGCAACGCATAAGCGCAGAAATGTTGAATCAACCAGTGCTTCCGCTGGAAAGAGATGCAAGGAAGACCCCTTAGTCAAGAAAGTGGATGTGTTGACTGCTGAGTTTGCTCAGATTAAGTCTTTGCTTATGAAATTACAACCGGGTGAGAAACTAGTGTCTGTAGTCGAAGCCCCCACCACGGAGTCGCCCATTATGGAGGAAGATATTCTGTCAATGGCGGCTTCTCACAACCAATTTTATGATGTGGAAGAAGTGGAGGTTGTCTCTGATCACCAATCCCATCTCTCCCATGATGGCTCCCAGGGCACTGGTCATGGATCTGTAGGAAGTCCACAGTCGGAGCTAGAACTGGTGAAGCAAGCTCTTCAGGCTGCGTTGGCTCGCCTAGGTCTTGACACAGCCCCGGTGGTGGCAACCACTTCCAGCGCTTTTTTCAGAGGTTCAGCGCAACCCTCTCCTCTTACTATTCCACCCATCGAAAGATTATATTGAGGAGTTGCAAAGATGCTGGGCTAACCCTAGATCTCTTACGCACCCCACTAGTGCAAGCAGAGCATTGGCTGCGATGCAGGATGCAGACACTTATGGCTTGGGTCAAATGCCGAAAGTTGATCCAATTATTGCCTCTTTTGTTCTCTCCCCAGAGGAGGTCTTAAGGCCTAATGTTCGTTGCCCCCGGCCTCAATGCCGGATTACAGATGATCTTCTTATCCAGGCATATAACACAGCAGCACGAATGGGTCGCATTGGCAATTCTCTCTCACATCTCATGCTGGCCCTGTCTCAATCTCTTCAAACATCAGGAAGTGATCCTTTAAACTCGAACTTAAGTGATGCCTCGCTTCAGGCAATGGCATTCATGACAAGAGAGCTGGGCAGGCTGATGTCGACGCTCACACAGACACGCCGCCAAGTCTGGCTGGCACAATCACCTCTGTCTGAGGCATGTAGAAAGACACTAAGGGACCTTCCAGTAGTTCCAGGACAGCTCTTTGGACCAGCTGCACAGCAGACGCTGGAGCGCAGTGTCCAGGTGAATCAGACCAGGCAGCAATTTGCTGACCTGAGGAGAGTTCCTCAGTCTCAATTACATTATAGGCAGCCCTCTAGGGGGCATGATCTACCACGCCCTCAGTTTTCAACACGCCCAGGTGATACTCACAGAGACCAGCCTCAGCCACAGCGATCTCAGCGAGTGGAGCATTCTACTCAGCGGCCCCGGGCTCGGGGACAGCAAGTATTTCAGGCCCCAAGGGGGAGAGCACCTGGCCAACGGCCCTCCAGGGATTTTAGAGGCCAGGGACGCAGGACCTGAAGGTCTGCGGCCAGCCGTCGGACGTTTTACTCCTCAGCAGCTCAGTTATTGGGAGACAACAACCTCCGACCCATGGGTTATAGCAACACTAACTCAGGGGTACAAGCTGCAGTTCCGACGGCAGCCGCCCGCTTTCAATGGGGTCAGAATGACCATAGTCTCAGACCCCAACAGTTCATTTTCACTAAAACAAGAAATAGCGCAACTTCTACAGAAGGGTGCCATCGAACCAGTAAAAGGGTCAGAACGGCTCGATGGGCTCTTTTCAATATACTTCTTAATTCCAAAGAAAGACGGGGGAGTAAGGCCCATACTCGACCTTCGCGGCCTAAACAAGTTCCTGAAGGTCTTACCATTTCACATGTTACGAATAACCGATGTTCTCCAGGCGGTCAGGCAGCAGCGCTGGTTCACCACAGTAGACTTAAAGGATGCGTACTTCCATATTCCAATTGCTCCacaacacaggccattcctaCGCTTTGCATTTCAGGAACAGGTCTATCAGTTCCGTGTCCTCCCATTCGGCCTCTCCCTATCCCCACGGGTCTCCAATCCAAGCTACAGGACTACAAGTGCTTCCGTACTTGGACGACTGGCTCCTTTGCTCCTCACTCACAGGAGCAGGCAGTGCTGGAAATCACACAGCTACTGTCACACATTACCCGTCTGGGTCTTTCTGTGAATTTCAGCAAGAGCCAGCTAACTCCAAGTCAGTCTTTGGGGTTCATAGGTGTCATGCTAGATTCACGAGTAATGAAAGCCTCGCCATCAGCGAGGGTGGATAATATACAGCTCCTCCTACAACAGTTTCGAAGGCAGGCCAGACTTCCGTTCAGGTGCATCCTCAGGCTCATGGGTATGTTGGCGGCAGCAGCTGCTGTCATACCGCTAGGCCTCCTGTCACTCCGCCCATTTCAGATATGGGTGAACAGTCTCCACTTGAATCCCATTTGGCACAGGAACAGGTGGATCAAGATTACAGAACGATGCCTTCTGGCCTTGAAGCCATGGAGGAGGAGGTCGTATCTGACCAAAGGGGTTGCTCTGGGTGTGATTCCCTCTCGGAGGGAGGTAGTCCAGACCGACGCGTCTCTTGCAGGCTGGGGGCAGTCTGGCAACACAGAGCAGTCAGAGGACATTGGAACCCCCAGGAGAAGAGCGAGAGTATAAATACTCTGGAACTTCGTGCAGTACAGTTGGCTCTAAAGCACTTTGCACCATTTTTGAAGGGCAGGCACATTCTTGTCAGGTCCGACAACACTTCAGTGGTTTAtcacatcaaccatcaaggggGCACGAGGTCCAGCCAGTCCCTTCGGGTATCTCAGGAACTGTTGACTTGGGCCTTCCCACAGTTTGCAAGCATCAGAGCGATGCACATTCCGGGGGTGTCAAATGTGGTGGTAGATTATTTGTCGCGCCACAGACCTCCATCGGGGGAGTGGAGACTCAACCCAGAAGTGGTAGAGATGATATGGCAGCGGTTTGGCAGGGCGGAGGTGGACCTCTTCGCCTCTGCGACATCGACCCATTGCCATCTCTGGTTCTCACTAGTGGAGGAATCCAGTCCTCTGGGGCAGGATGCTCTAGCAAACGCTTGGCCAGATCAGTTACTTTATGCCTTTCCCCCGATACCATTGATCTTGGCAACTGTTCACAGGGTCCTTCAAGGACACCACAGACTGCTGTTGGTAGCGCCGAACTGGCCGGGGAGACCTTGGTTTCCAATGATGTACAATCTCCTAGAGCAGGATCCCTGGAGCCTTCCCAGGAGAAGGGATCTTCTCCACCAGTTGGAGGGTCAGATTTGGCACCCGAATCCAGACCGCCTGCAGCTCTGTGTATGGCCTCTGAAGGGCCGGAACCACTTTTCAGAGTCTGCGATCGTGAGGTGCAAAACACCATATTGAACTCCAGAGCACCTTCTACCAGGAGCCTGTCGATGGAAGCTCTTCACTGATTGGTGCAGAAAGCATGCAATGGCCCCAGAGCAATGCCCTGTTCCCATGGTTTTACGTTTTCTGCAGTCTCTGTTAGAAAATAATAGGACAGTGTCTACCTTGAGAGTATATGTGGCTGCAATTTCAGCATATCATGTGCGAATAGATGGTCAGCCATTGGGGACTCATGCCTTGGTTACTCAGTTTCTTAGAGGTGCTCAACGGCTGCACCCTCCTCAGCCCACTCGGGTGCCCTCATGGGACCTGAGTCTAGTCTTAAAATCTCTTACATTGCACCCGTTTGAACCTCTGGAGCAGAGTGACCTGAAGTGGGTCTCACTGAAGACAGCATTTCTCTTGGCCATTACTTCCATTACTCCACGCGTTATCAGTCAGCACATCCTGTATGCGCTGGAATGCAGATGGTTCAGTAGTGACATTATGGCCGAACACAGCATTTCTCCCCAAAAGGCTCTCTGACAATTTTAGAAACCAGGCTATTGAGTTGACAGTGTTTAATCCTACAGTATTGGGTACACAGGAGGATGGAAGCAGACTTTTGTGCCCAGTAAGAGCCCTCCGGGCCTATCTGAGGGCCACAGAAGCTTTCCGGCAATCAGACCAACTTTTTCTCTGTCACGGGGGGCCAAAAAGAGGTCAGCCCCTCTCAAAGCAGAGATTGTCGCACTGGGTAGTGGAGGTGATCACCCATGCGTACAAATCTAATAATTATTCAGTGCCATTGGGGGTGAGATGTCATTCAACAAGGGGCATCTCAGCGTCTTGGGCTGCACTAAAAGGTGTTCctcttagtgatatttgtgcAGCAGCTACATGGTCATCAACAAGTACCTTTTCCAGATACTACAGGGTTAATGTGGCGGCTTCTGATACCATTGGGGCAGCGGTCCTTTCTGGGCCCTCAACTTCCTCTTAAGGGTAAGCAGGACCTCCTCGTGACCTTGTTGTTATAAGTCATCCAGTGTGAAGCACTGCCTCTGGCGGTCAGGAAGAACGAAATAGAACGAGAGTTACGTATGTAACTGCTGTTCTATGAGTTCTGGATGACCGCCAGAGCTTTCTGTCACTCGGAGTCGGTGCGAGAAGATTCCGTAGGGACAGTCTGCAGGAAGTCACAGGGTTAAATAGGGGAGCACCCCGAGTCATCCTGGTCACGAGGGACTTTGTTGGTATTAAACTCGACCTATGCAATTGCAACGAGAGATAATATCCAGTGTGAAGCACTGCCTCTGGCGGTCATCCAGAACTCATAGAACCGCAGTTACATACGTAACTCTCGTTAAGTGTTGATGGAAAAAGATGCGTTTTCAGCCGTTTCTTAAAAATGGCTAAAGACTCAGCAGCTCAGGTAGAGTTAGGCAGGTCAAGGTCCtgtgaaagtgattttgtgcctctttgGCATGGCACCACAAGGCGCTGTTCACTTGCAGAACACAAGCTTCTGGAGGCCACATAAGTCTGAAGTAGGTATAGGGGTGTGATGAAGAAAGATGTGATGTGCGCCCTCTACAGCTCGTTAAAGACCCCTCTTGCAGTTGGAAGGAATTATAAGTCTAAGGAAATGTATAATAGAGATCAGTTTTTGTACCCTCCTCATCTGAGATATACAAGTTTCCATTAACATCAGAATAACAATAATTTTTGGACCATGACACAAAGACAGCCACTGTGATTAAACcgagcaaaaaaataaatagaaaaaaaacccCACTTGTTTTgctatactaatatatatagatAATCATCACTCAAAAAagtatgaaaattaaaaatcagaccaCTTAAGATGGATTGacaccaaaatatttttattaaagcagtatatttattttacagcatgacaagatttaaatattaatcCAGAAACATACaaccttattttttttcatacaacTTCCAGTATGGTTTTCGATTGAATCACATCAGGACTTAAGATAGTACAGAGAAAATACGAGTTATATATGTTTGTAAAGTGCATCTCATTGTGTCTGCTGGAGCTGCTGGATTCAGTGCAGCAAAAAGAAGGAGAGCAGAGAACAGCAGAGGAACAGGAAACTCTGGGAGACACTTTTGGCACTGTTAAACGTGGAGTTCTGGGCGACGCTCGTGGTGACCTTTGTGGTGGAGCTCATGGTGGTGTTCGGGGTGGAGCTCATGGTGGTGCTCATGGTGGTGCTCAGGGTGGAGCTCATGGTGGTGCTCGGGGTGGTGCTCGTGGTGGAGCTCATGGTGGTGCTCGGGGTGGTAATCGGGGTGGTAGTCTGAGCACCGTTACACAGGTTCCCCTCACAACATGAGAAGTCCACAATATTAGGAATCGGTGTTGTGCCATCACAAAGAGATTTAGAAATACAACCTTTGAAAACGTCTGAGATGCCTGAtaaaaggaaagaaaacaaAGATTGAGTCAATCTAAGCTGGACATTGGTATTTGTGATCtgtatcaaatgtttaaaatgaatgatgGAGGGACAAAAACAATgactttaatcttttttttcccatttccaGATTCTCACCTGTGGCTGTAATGCAGCGGTCTTCAGACCCTGAACAGAACACTGTGTTTGTACAGCTCTGTCCTTTACAAGagtaacatttatttccattggGGATAATAGTGCTGGGTTCTACAGGAGGAAAACAGGTATTCGTCATTTTATTTTCTGTACAAAATATAACATCACTGCTCAATTCAATGATTTCCTAGTAGAAAGTCAaatcccaccctacattttatTTCCTGATTGAATGTGCTTTCGATGTAAAATGAGTGTTGACTTTAAAGAAAATAGTCTATTCCGTATAGTCAGTAAAGCACAATACCTGAAAGATCTAGTTTGTTACAGAAGTCAGCGCCACAGCACTCAGAATACCACTGTTTAGTGCCGATATTCATGGACCCTCTTTGACAGGCAGGTAGCACAACCTTTATACTTAAGAGTAGTTTCATCTAAAGCAGAGGAATGATACAGGAATGAGCAGTTCAACTGCACAGCAGAAATACAATACTAGATATTCTATGCTTACAACCATAAATCCTATTTATGCATTAAATATACTTCTTCTTTCCACTGTATCAGCATCTCAGTCATTTCTAACAGTAATTTACCATCCGTCACACTGGACTTACCAACTTGATTTatcaatactgaattcaggCAATTGGATCCTTCTTTGCATGATTCGAATTCACTGCTACAAGTCGACTGACCCTTGCACTTATAGCAGTTTAGAGAGTGTCCTTTAGTAattaaaaagagagagacagttAGAGAGACATTAATGATCTGCATTTGTATCTAATAACATCAAAAGCAAACACTATACGTCTCTGTACCTGCAGTGAAAAGAATGAAGAGAGCAAAAACTGAGATTTGCAGATCCATCTTTGATCGGCAGGTGAACATAATAACGTACCTGTTTCAGGCTCATTTTATAGCTTGTCTGAAGGGGAGGATCTTCATGAGAAAATTAGGTGATGTCAGTTTTGTTCATGAGTTTGagacagtggttctcaaccctGTTCCTTGGACCACCCCAAACTGCGCATTTTGAATATTTTCCTTTGTcagacacacccatttcagggcTGTTTCTCAAAATGTGTTCTTATGTGATCTTGTGTCATTGTGTTCTCGTTCTACATCATCATCTGAAGTTTCGATTACAATACTCAAGAATGCAAGTTCAGAGCACGCATGAAATTACCCAGATGTGTTCTGTAACATGCAAAATACCAGGGGTGTCCAGTCCTGTTCCTGAGGGCAATGTCCCGCAGATATATTTTAGTCGTCTGAGCCAGCTAAAAAAAGCTCTTTAGGACGACTGAAAACTTCTGAAACTGGCTGTTTGATGCAGTAAATGTGCATTAAATGGGCCAAAAGAATGTGGAAGCCTCGTCATGATTAATGAGTTTAGTCATTCCAGTGACAGCAATTAAATATATTGAATGTTACACCATACAATCAGTTTGTTCTTTTGAGGAATCTGGTGTTgaagaacttgactggcctgcgcCAAACCCAGCCCTGAACCTCAGTGATGTCGGTCCTATAACATCTATTGGAAACCCTTAGAAGAGTGAAGCTGTAATAGCAGCAAAGGGAGGATCAACTCTCCATTAACACTTTAATGAAAACATCAACAGGAACAAATGGGTGAGGTGTTCAGATGTCCACATTCTTCTGGCCATTTAGCGTTTCTTTACTATATCATCAGCATGAGGAATTGCTTGGTGTGCTAAAATGTCTAAagattgaaaaatatatattcaattttCATTAAATGTTGATAGAGCGATATTATTTGTGTGGAAGaaagtggtaaaaaaaaatacaaagaggCTAGAGGGACCTTTAGGCCACATTTATATAATAgccataatatataataaatataataaatgatgtCACCTTATGATACTAATTTCTTtagtgacaaaaaaaatagaaattcaTTGTGCCTGATGGATTTTCTGAGTAACTGATCCTTGCCATTTGACACAAGTGGAAAGTGAATCATTTtctcatttaataattttttaccaTTTCATAAGATCTGCTGTATTGTGCATTTAGTGCAGTATTGATTATATAAGCATAAATCTTCAGCTTCTGCCAATCTAATGGTGTTTTGGGTGTCGTTGGTCTTTGGCTTCGACATCGGGGCGTCTGTAGCTCTTTCAACAAGGGGGATTTTATCCC includes the following:
- the LOC125252315 gene encoding cell wall protein DAN4-like, with translation MNIGTKQWYSECCGADFCNKLDLSEPSTIIPNGNKCYSCKGQSCTNTVFCSGSEDRCITATGISDVFKGCISKSLCDGTTPIPNIVDFSCCEGNLCNGAQTTTPITTPSTTMSSTTSTTPSTTMSSTLSTTMSTTMSSTPNTTMSSTTKVTTSVAQNSTFNSAKSVSQSFLFLCCSLLSFFLLH